The Mycolicibacterium duvalii DNA window CGGGCAGTGCTTTGCGGGCTCGTCGTACCAGCGAGATGACCTTGGTGTGGTGGTTGGCGTTCCTGAACCAGTCGATCGGTCCGGAGGACAGACCGCGTGTCTGTTCACCCGGCGGGTCGTCGTCCACACCGGCCAGCCTAATCGAGGTCGCTTGGGCAGCTAAAGCAGCAGGTCACAGACGTGTGCCGCGGGGGTGGAGGCTGAATAACAGCTCCGGACCGAACCGCCCATTTCGTAGACAACGAATGTTGTCAACATTACGTTGGACATGTGCGATCACCGGCCGGAGCCCCCCAGCCGAGGGCAACTGCGTCCACCGACAACCCACTCGGTCCCGATTCGCTGACGTGGAAGTACTTCGGCGACGTCCGCACCGGCATGCTCGGGGTGTGGATCGGCGCGATCCAGAACATGTACCCCGAGCTCGGTGCCGGGGTGGAGGACCACTCGATTCTGTTGCGCGAGCCACTGCAGCGGGTTGCGCGCTCGGTGTACCCGATCATGGGGGTCGTCTACGACGGCGAGCGGGCCGCCCAGACCGGGGCGCAGATCCGCAGCTACCACCAGACCATCAAGGGCACCGACGCGCAGGGCCGGCGTTACCACGCACTCAACCCCGAGACGTTCTACTGGGCGCACGCGACGTTCTTCATGTTGATCATCAAGACCGCGGAGTACTTCTGCGGCGGGTTGACCGAGGCCGAGAAGCGCCAGCTCTTCGACGAGCACGTGCAGTGGTACCGCATGTACGGGATGAGCATGCGCCCGGTCCCGCGAACGTGGGAAGACTTCTGCGAGTACTGGGACCGCAAGTGCCGCGAAGAGCTCGAAATCAACCAGGCCACCCTCGACATCTTCTCGATCCGGATCCCGAAGCCGCGCTACGTGCTGATGCCGACGCCCCTGTGGGACCAGTTGTTCCGTCCGATGGTCGATGCTCAGCGGTGGATCGCGGCCGGCGTGTTCGAACCGGCGGTCCGGGAGAAGGCGGGTCTGCGCTGGACGCCCGGCGACGAAATCCTGCTGCGGCTGTTCGGCAAGGCCGTCGAGCTCGCATTCATCGCGGTGCCCGACGAGATCAGACTGCATCCGCGGGCGGTCGCCGCCTACCGGCGCGCACAGGGCAAGATCGACGCAAATGCCCCGTTGGTGGAGGCCCCCTCCTTCATGGCACCGCCGCGGGACCGCAGGGACATGCCGATGCACTACGTCCCACCGCGCAGAGTCCCACCGCACAAGTCGCTGCTCAACCGCGTCGGCTCGCTCATCCACACCACGTTTTCGCTAGCCGGTGTGCGGTCGCCGAAGGCCGATAGGGCAGCCTGAAGGGCATGCTGGAATGGTCTGACGTTGATCTAGCCGTGCGCGACGCTGTCCGCGAGTTCGTGGACAAGGAGATCCGGCCCCATCTCGACGCGCTGGAAAGCGGCGAGATGGAGCCCTACCCCATCATCCGCAAGCTGTTCGCGACGTTCGGCATCGCCGACATGGCCCGAGACTCGCTGAACAAGCGGCTCGAACGGCTGCGCAACGGGGACGTGTCGGACTCGAAGAGCTCCGGTGGCGGCATGTTCGGCGGTGGCGGTTCGCCCGGAATGGGCTTCGTGGTGGTCAGCGAACTGTGCCGGGTCAGCATGGGCGTGGTCACCGGGATGGGCGTCAGCCTCGGGCTGACCGTCCCGACCATCATGAGCCGCGGCACACTGGCCCAGCAGGAGCGCTGGCTGCCGGATCTGGTGACGTACGACAAGGTCGGCGCGTGGGCGATCACCGAACCGGACTCCGGCTCGGATGCGTTCGGTGGCATGAAGTCCTATGTGGTGCGTGACGGGAACGATTACATCCTCAACGGCCAGAAGACCTTCATCACCAACGGACCGGACGCCGATGTAGTGGTGGTGTACGCCAAGCTCGACGAAGGTGATCCGTCGATCGACAAGCGCGACCGCAAGGTGCTGACCTTCGTGCTCGACAAGGGCATGGAGGGCTTCGTGCAGTCGAAGCCGTTCCACAAGATGGGAATCCATTCCTCCCGGACCGGTGAGCTGTTCTTCAACGACGTCCGGCTCGGCAAGGACCGGCTGCTCGGCGAGACCGAGGACAACAGCGCCGGCGACGGCCGGGACAGCGCGCGGTCGAGCTTCTCGGCCGAACGAATCGGGGTCGCGGCGATGGCGCTCGGGGTCATCGAGGAATGCCTCCGACTGAGTGTGGACTACGCGAAGTCACGGACGTTGTGGGGTCAGGAGATCGGCCAATTCCAGCTGATCCAGCTGAAACTGGCCAACATGGAGGTTGCGCGGATGAACGTGCGCAACATGCTGTTCCGGGTGATCGAGGCGTCTGAAGCCGGAAAGCCCGTCTCGTTGGCCGAGGCCTCGGCGATCAAGTGGTACTGCTCGCAGGCGGCCACCGACGTGGCCATGGAAGCAGTGCAGCTGTTCGGCGGCAACGGCTACATGAGTGAGTATCGGGTGGAACAACTTGCCCGCGATGCGAAGTCGCTGATGATCTACGCCGGCAGCAACGAAGTGCAGATCACTCACGTGGCCAAGGGACTGCTGCGCGGCTGAGGCGCGACGTCAGCGCCCCACCAGACGGCGCGTCCCACCGGACTCGCGCGGCGCCCATGCCCGGAGATGCCCGGCTCACAGCGACTCCGCAGCGACAGCGAGGCCCGAACCCATCGGTCACGCGGCGCCGTGTCGTGCCGCTTGCTGCAGCTCCCACACCCGCAGATCGATGCGGTAGGCGGTGGCCCGCGGCACGTAGCCCTGCCGGTACCGACCGCGGCCGACGCGAATCACCCGATCGCGCGCGCATTCCCAGCGCAATGCATCCGATACCACTTTCGAGGCCCGGTCGCCCACCTCGAATCCCTGGCAGTCCAGCCAGTCCACGAGCTCGTCGACGGTCACCAGCCCGCGCTCGTGAATGTAGGTCGTCAGCAGGTACCTCAGGTCGAGACCACGCACCAGCACCCTGTTCCGCATGACCAGACCATGGCACGCCGGACTGACAGGATGTCGGTGTCGCTGCGGTGTCGCTAGGAGCCGGGCAATCGCGCAAACGCATGTCGCAGGCTGCCGCTGAGGCGGTGCCCCGACGCTGCTCGGTAGCTGCGTCCGAGCCGCTCATTCGCCGGCGTCGGAGTCCTCGTTGTCTTCGGGCGCAACACCTTCGCTGCTGGTGTCGTTGATCGGCGACGGCTCTGGGTCGCCGATGGTCGGTTCGGCCGACTCCTCGGCCTGCGGGACGTTTCGGTCTCGATCGATCAGATCGCCTTCGGCGTCACCAGACACTGCAGCTTCCTCTTCGAGGCTCCACTCGACATCGATCCGGTCTTCCTGCTCCCCGCTCACAGCAGCGGGCTCGACGGGATCGTCCTCGTGCTGAGTGACCTCGAGCACGGGTGGCGGCGCATCCGGATACTGGCCGAACACCTCGAGGCGCTGTTCGCTGACCACGGGCTCGGCGTCCGGGGTTGGGGTCGCCGGCGGCGGCCGTAGCGGCTCGGGAATGCCGACTGTCATCTTGGGCCTGAAATAGGCCGAGTCGATGATCGGTCGCAGCAGCGCGTCCATGAAGCTGATGAACTCTGGGGCGAACCCGGCGTCCTCCCAGGACTTCAGCAGCGGCAATCGTTCGGTGGGAATGAGCACATGAGTCGTCGTCCCACCGAGATCGTTGGCGATCTCGACGAATTCGGTTGGGTTGGTTCGGATGTCGAAGAACGCGCGGTCGACGTGGAGTTCTACAGCGCCCATGATGGCATTGAGAACGGCGAGGAAGTTGAGCCAGTTGTGCGGGAAATCGGTGAGTCCGTCGTATTCCGCCGCCACGGTCAGCACGTCGTAGGGCGTCTCCGGCAGCGGGATGTATCGGGCACCGCCGAGGGAGAGCACCATCCGGGCGGGATAGGCGTACACGAATGCCGTCAGTTCGTCGTCCGCCGGACGGGCGGGGTCGTTGCTCAGTCGGCGCAACACGTCATAGACAGCCGGCGCACTCTGAGAAACAGCCCCGATTAGCTTCACCCCCGAGGTCGACTGCACTGCGTCGTAGAGATTTTGGGCGCCCACCTCGATCGACTCCTGAAAGTCCTCCGACCCCGGGAAGGGCACGTTGACCCGCAGATAATCGGCGAACAGTCCGCCGAACGCAGTGCGCATCTGCTCATCGGTGAGCTCCGCGTAACCGCCCTTTCCCCCGACGAGCAGTGCAGTCGGCGACGTCGATTCATCTGCCAGCGTTGTCCAACTCCACTCGCTGGTAGCGGCGACATCCCCCGGCCCGCGAACGACGACCGGAGAGACGCCCAACATGACGACACTGAGGAGTACGCATATCCGGTACATGGCCCACCCGACCCATCCACGCGAACGGATAGAAGCTTGCTGATACTGAGAAAGTTAAGCCCCAGGCTTCGAGGACGACAATGGACTAAAGTCCTCTTTTTGCCCTATGAACTCTGGGTTCTGTGAAACAGGTAGGATTTTCTGCGCGTTATTTGGTGTTTTTGGCAAATAGATTTTTGTTGTCCGACTGGGCCGTCGGCGGTGCCGGTGGAAAATTGCGGCTGCTTGCCCTTTCGAGGCGCGTCAGCCGTGCGACTGTCGGTGCGCCCGCGCGCTCTGATATAGACAGATGGCCGCGGCCGCCCCCACGTTCAAGCTTTCCGCGCTCCCCGACATCGGAATGCGCACCCTCAAGTCCGCGGCCGCCGCCGTCTCGGCGGCAAGGCCATGGGCCTCCGGGCCGAAGAGCCACGCGGTCGGACCGGACAACGGGGCGTCGTCGAGGGACACCTCGCCGTCAAGAGTGGTGGCGAGCACCGTCAGTCCGGCGTCCCGCAGATCCCCGAGCAGCGCCGCGGTTTCGGGCGCCTCGATCACCGGCAGCGCGAAGATGCTGCCGGCCGACGATCGCAGGCACTTTGCGTTGTACGGGTCCACGCTGTCCCCCGCCAGGATCAGCGCATCGGCTCCCATGGCGTCGGCGAGTCGGATGAGAGTACCGGCGTTTCCAGGGTCGGCGGTCTGCACGGCGACGGCCACCAGACGCGGCCGGGCTCCGAGGACCTCGGCCACGGACGCCTCGGGCATCCTGCAGACCGCTATCAGACCCACCGGAGTCACGGTGTCCGAGAGCGACTTCGCCGCACGCTCGGTCACCAGCTGGATCGGCACATCGGCAAGCAGGGCACGGAACCGGTCCGCAGCCGTCTCGGTGGCGAAGACCTCGGAAACCAGTCCGCGCCGCAACGCTGCCTCGACGAGGTTGGGGCCCTCGGCGAGGAAGCGTGCGGCGCGGCGGCGCCCGGTGTGGCGGTGCAGCTTGGCTGCCGCGACCACCCGGGCAGAGCGCTCGGTGAGCGTCAGGCAGCCTCGCCCGACGGAGCGTTGACATCAGCGGGCAGGGCCG harbors:
- a CDS encoding oxygenase MpaB family protein — its product is MRSPAGAPQPRATASTDNPLGPDSLTWKYFGDVRTGMLGVWIGAIQNMYPELGAGVEDHSILLREPLQRVARSVYPIMGVVYDGERAAQTGAQIRSYHQTIKGTDAQGRRYHALNPETFYWAHATFFMLIIKTAEYFCGGLTEAEKRQLFDEHVQWYRMYGMSMRPVPRTWEDFCEYWDRKCREELEINQATLDIFSIRIPKPRYVLMPTPLWDQLFRPMVDAQRWIAAGVFEPAVREKAGLRWTPGDEILLRLFGKAVELAFIAVPDEIRLHPRAVAAYRRAQGKIDANAPLVEAPSFMAPPRDRRDMPMHYVPPRRVPPHKSLLNRVGSLIHTTFSLAGVRSPKADRAA
- a CDS encoding acyl-CoA dehydrogenase family protein, producing the protein MLEWSDVDLAVRDAVREFVDKEIRPHLDALESGEMEPYPIIRKLFATFGIADMARDSLNKRLERLRNGDVSDSKSSGGGMFGGGGSPGMGFVVVSELCRVSMGVVTGMGVSLGLTVPTIMSRGTLAQQERWLPDLVTYDKVGAWAITEPDSGSDAFGGMKSYVVRDGNDYILNGQKTFITNGPDADVVVVYAKLDEGDPSIDKRDRKVLTFVLDKGMEGFVQSKPFHKMGIHSSRTGELFFNDVRLGKDRLLGETEDNSAGDGRDSARSSFSAERIGVAAMALGVIEECLRLSVDYAKSRTLWGQEIGQFQLIQLKLANMEVARMNVRNMLFRVIEASEAGKPVSLAEASAIKWYCSQAATDVAMEAVQLFGGNGYMSEYRVEQLARDAKSLMIYAGSNEVQITHVAKGLLRG
- a CDS encoding PE-PPE domain-containing protein produces the protein MLGVSPVVVRGPGDVAATSEWSWTTLADESTSPTALLVGGKGGYAELTDEQMRTAFGGLFADYLRVNVPFPGSEDFQESIEVGAQNLYDAVQSTSGVKLIGAVSQSAPAVYDVLRRLSNDPARPADDELTAFVYAYPARMVLSLGGARYIPLPETPYDVLTVAAEYDGLTDFPHNWLNFLAVLNAIMGAVELHVDRAFFDIRTNPTEFVEIANDLGGTTTHVLIPTERLPLLKSWEDAGFAPEFISFMDALLRPIIDSAYFRPKMTVGIPEPLRPPPATPTPDAEPVVSEQRLEVFGQYPDAPPPVLEVTQHEDDPVEPAAVSGEQEDRIDVEWSLEEEAAVSGDAEGDLIDRDRNVPQAEESAEPTIGDPEPSPINDTSSEGVAPEDNEDSDAGE
- a CDS encoding TrmH family RNA methyltransferase; amino-acid sequence: MVAAAKLHRHTGRRRAARFLAEGPNLVEAALRRGLVSEVFATETAADRFRALLADVPIQLVTERAAKSLSDTVTPVGLIAVCRMPEASVAEVLGARPRLVAVAVQTADPGNAGTLIRLADAMGADALILAGDSVDPYNAKCLRSSAGSIFALPVIEAPETAALLGDLRDAGLTVLATTLDGEVSLDDAPLSGPTAWLFGPEAHGLAAETAAAADLRVRIPMSGSAESLNVGAAAAICLYQSARAHRQSHG